One Vespa crabro chromosome 1, iyVesCrab1.2, whole genome shotgun sequence genomic region harbors:
- the LOC124431085 gene encoding merlin isoform X2, with product MKSKMPQFRRKKSGKSFPVKVSTLDAELEFNLEWRSTGRDLFDLVCRTIGLRETWYFGLQYEDSKGFISWLKLDKKVQDQGISQQPTTPFMFLAKFYPEDVSEELVQEVTQHLFFLQVKQAILSMDIYCPPEASVLLASYAVQAKYGDYDEVSYRPGMLASEDLLPQRVIDQYQMTAEMWEDRIKIWYADHRGMSRDEAEMEYLKIAQDLDMYGVNYFPISNKKETNLWLGVTALGLNIYEKENKLAPKTTFTWSEIRHISFDDKKFVIKPVDKTSPNFVFFSQKVRMNKLILDLCIGNHDLFMRRRKPDSMEVQQMKAQAKEEKSRRQVERNKLAREKQLREAAEREKAAMEQRLLQYQEEIRLANEALRRSEETADLLAEKSRVAEEEAMLLSQKASEAEQEITRIRLNNMKAEEEKVHLERKTREAELLTERLVQESERRAAEAEKLKDELLRARIAEKEAKEKLLEFLSRNAYTATITPVPNLFPSTQVFTSDLQADLQNLQLDAEPLPSDLTSYDLIADGDVDQLSLEIEKERVDYWEKSKHLQEQLRELRSEIEVMKVGEKQCELDQLHEEQMRLGENKYSTLKKVKSGSTKARVAFFEEL from the exons atgaaaagtaaaatgcCACAATTTCGGAGGAAAAAATCGGGGAAATCCTTTCCAGTGAAAGTCTCTACCTTGGACGCAGAATTGGAATTTAATTTAGAA TGGAGATCCACGGGAAGAGATTTATTTGACTTAGTGTGTCGAACAATTGGACTCAGGGAAACATGGTATTTTGGCCTTCAATACGAAGATTCTAAAGGATTTATATCTTGGttaaaattagataaaaaag TTCAAGATCAAGGCATTTCACAACAGCCCACAACACCTTTTATGTTTTTGGCTAAATTTTATCCCGAAGATGTATCAGAGGAATTGGTACAAGAAGTTACGCAacacttattttttcttcaagtGAAACAAGCCATTTTATCAATGGACATTTATTGTCCTCCAGAAGCTTCTGTTTTACTTGCGTCGTATGCAGTACAGGCAAAG TACGGGGACTATGATGAAGTTTCATACCGCCCAGGAATGCTGGCCAGTGAAGATCTACTTCCACAAAGAGTCATAGATCAATATCAAATGACTGCTGAAATGTGGGaagatcgaataaaaatttggtATGCTGATCATCGTGGAATGTCTAGAGATGAGGCAGAAATGGAATATCTTAAAATTGCTCAAGATTTGGATATGTATGGTGTGAATTATTTTCCTATTAGC aacaaaaaggaaacaaatctATGGCTTGGAGTAACGGCATTGGGACTGAATATctacgaaaaggaaaacaagcTCGCTCCTAAAACTACATTTACGTGGTCTGAAATTCGACATATTAGCTTCGATGATAAGAAGTTTGTCATAAAACCAGTGGATAAGACATCGCCAAACTTCGTGTTCTTCTCGCAGAAAGTTCGCATGAATAAACTG ATCCTGGACCTGTGTATTGGCAACCATGATCTATTTATGCGAAGACGCAAGCCTGACTCCATGGAGGTACAGCAAATGAAGGCCCAagccaaagaagaaaaatcacg GAGACAGGTCGAAAGAAATAAGTTGGCAAGAGAAAAGCAGTTAAGGGAAGCTGCTGAACGAGAAAAAGCTGCTATGGAACAGCGTCTTTTACAGTATCAAGAAGAAATTCGTTTAGCGAATGAAGCTCTT AGAAGATCCGAAGAGACAGCAGATCTTTTAGCTGAGAAGAGTAGAGTTGCCGAAGAGGAAGCGATGCTTCTTAGTCAAAAAGCATCAGAAGCAGAACAAGAAATTACACGAATTCGGTTGAACAATATGAAAGCTGAAGAGGAGAAAGTACATTTAGAACGGAAAACTAGGGAAGCAGAATTATTAACTGAAAGACTGGTACAAGAATCCGAGAGAAGAGCTGCCGAagcagaaaaattaaaagatgaaTTGTTAAGAGCACGTATTGCTGAAAAAGAAGCTAAGGAAAAGCTTTTAGAATTTCTCAGCAGAAATGCTTATACTGCTACTATAACA cCCGTTCCAAATCTGTTTCCTTCGACACAAGTATTTACATCAGATTTACAAGCGGATCTTCAAAATTTGCAATTAGATGCTGAACCATTGCCATCTGATTTGACATCATATGATCTTATAGCCGATGGTGATGTAGATCAATTATctttagaaatagaaaaagaacgagtCGATTATTGGGAAAAGAGTAAACATTTGCAAGAACAATTAAGAGAATTGCGATCTGAAATAGAAGTTATGAAAGTTGGTGAGAAACAGTGTGAATTAGATCAGTTACACGAAGAACAGATGAGACtcggagaaaataaatatagtacaTTGAAAAAAGTCAAATCAGGTTCTACTAAAGCTAGAGTTGCATTCtttgaagaattataa
- the LOC124431085 gene encoding merlin isoform X1: protein MKSKMPQFRRKKSGKSFPVKVSTLDAELEFNLEWRSTGRDLFDLVCRTIGLRETWYFGLQYEDSKGFISWLKLDKKVQDQGISQQPTTPFMFLAKFYPEDVSEELVQEVTQHLFFLQVKQAILSMDIYCPPEASVLLASYAVQAKYGDYDEVSYRPGMLASEDLLPQRVIDQYQMTAEMWEDRIKIWYADHRGMSRDEAEMEYLKIAQDLDMYGVNYFPISNKKETNLWLGVTALGLNIYEKENKLAPKTTFTWSEIRHISFDDKKFVIKPVDKTSPNFVFFSQKVRMNKLVKKQSDVASWVKGLIALGLDEHNSDKAADILFVKILDLCIGNHDLFMRRRKPDSMEVQQMKAQAKEEKSRRQVERNKLAREKQLREAAEREKAAMEQRLLQYQEEIRLANEALRRSEETADLLAEKSRVAEEEAMLLSQKASEAEQEITRIRLNNMKAEEEKVHLERKTREAELLTERLVQESERRAAEAEKLKDELLRARIAEKEAKEKLLEFLSRNAYTATITPVPNLFPSTQVFTSDLQADLQNLQLDAEPLPSDLTSYDLIADGDVDQLSLEIEKERVDYWEKSKHLQEQLRELRSEIEVMKVGEKQCELDQLHEEQMRLGENKYSTLKKVKSGSTKARVAFFEEL, encoded by the exons atgaaaagtaaaatgcCACAATTTCGGAGGAAAAAATCGGGGAAATCCTTTCCAGTGAAAGTCTCTACCTTGGACGCAGAATTGGAATTTAATTTAGAA TGGAGATCCACGGGAAGAGATTTATTTGACTTAGTGTGTCGAACAATTGGACTCAGGGAAACATGGTATTTTGGCCTTCAATACGAAGATTCTAAAGGATTTATATCTTGGttaaaattagataaaaaag TTCAAGATCAAGGCATTTCACAACAGCCCACAACACCTTTTATGTTTTTGGCTAAATTTTATCCCGAAGATGTATCAGAGGAATTGGTACAAGAAGTTACGCAacacttattttttcttcaagtGAAACAAGCCATTTTATCAATGGACATTTATTGTCCTCCAGAAGCTTCTGTTTTACTTGCGTCGTATGCAGTACAGGCAAAG TACGGGGACTATGATGAAGTTTCATACCGCCCAGGAATGCTGGCCAGTGAAGATCTACTTCCACAAAGAGTCATAGATCAATATCAAATGACTGCTGAAATGTGGGaagatcgaataaaaatttggtATGCTGATCATCGTGGAATGTCTAGAGATGAGGCAGAAATGGAATATCTTAAAATTGCTCAAGATTTGGATATGTATGGTGTGAATTATTTTCCTATTAGC aacaaaaaggaaacaaatctATGGCTTGGAGTAACGGCATTGGGACTGAATATctacgaaaaggaaaacaagcTCGCTCCTAAAACTACATTTACGTGGTCTGAAATTCGACATATTAGCTTCGATGATAAGAAGTTTGTCATAAAACCAGTGGATAAGACATCGCCAAACTTCGTGTTCTTCTCGCAGAAAGTTCGCATGAATAAACTGGTAAAAAAACAGTCAGATGTTGCCAGCTGGGTGAAGGGTTTGATAGCTTTAGGATTGGACGAACATAATAGTGACAAAGCTGCTGacatattatttgttaagATCCTGGACCTGTGTATTGGCAACCATGATCTATTTATGCGAAGACGCAAGCCTGACTCCATGGAGGTACAGCAAATGAAGGCCCAagccaaagaagaaaaatcacg GAGACAGGTCGAAAGAAATAAGTTGGCAAGAGAAAAGCAGTTAAGGGAAGCTGCTGAACGAGAAAAAGCTGCTATGGAACAGCGTCTTTTACAGTATCAAGAAGAAATTCGTTTAGCGAATGAAGCTCTT AGAAGATCCGAAGAGACAGCAGATCTTTTAGCTGAGAAGAGTAGAGTTGCCGAAGAGGAAGCGATGCTTCTTAGTCAAAAAGCATCAGAAGCAGAACAAGAAATTACACGAATTCGGTTGAACAATATGAAAGCTGAAGAGGAGAAAGTACATTTAGAACGGAAAACTAGGGAAGCAGAATTATTAACTGAAAGACTGGTACAAGAATCCGAGAGAAGAGCTGCCGAagcagaaaaattaaaagatgaaTTGTTAAGAGCACGTATTGCTGAAAAAGAAGCTAAGGAAAAGCTTTTAGAATTTCTCAGCAGAAATGCTTATACTGCTACTATAACA cCCGTTCCAAATCTGTTTCCTTCGACACAAGTATTTACATCAGATTTACAAGCGGATCTTCAAAATTTGCAATTAGATGCTGAACCATTGCCATCTGATTTGACATCATATGATCTTATAGCCGATGGTGATGTAGATCAATTATctttagaaatagaaaaagaacgagtCGATTATTGGGAAAAGAGTAAACATTTGCAAGAACAATTAAGAGAATTGCGATCTGAAATAGAAGTTATGAAAGTTGGTGAGAAACAGTGTGAATTAGATCAGTTACACGAAGAACAGATGAGACtcggagaaaataaatatagtacaTTGAAAAAAGTCAAATCAGGTTCTACTAAAGCTAGAGTTGCATTCtttgaagaattataa